Proteins from one Capricornis sumatraensis isolate serow.1 chromosome 2, serow.2, whole genome shotgun sequence genomic window:
- the ZC3H12A gene encoding endoribonuclease ZC3H12A, with protein sequence MSLWELEDRRSCQGTPRPAQEPTAEEATTAELQMKVDFFRKLGYSSAEIHSVLQKLGVQADTNTVLGELVKHGSAAERERQASPDPCPQLPLVPRGGGTPKAPSVETSPPEEDKEGSDLRPIVIDGSNVAMSHGNKEVFSCRGILLAVNWFLERGHTDITVFVPSWRKEQPRPDVPITDQHILRDLEKKKILVFTPSRRVGGKRVVCYDDRFIVKLAFESDGIVVSNDTYRDLQGERQEWKRFIEERLLMYSFVNDKFMPPDDPLGRHGPSLDNFLRKKPLTAEHRKQPCPYGRKCTYGIKCRFFHPERPSRPQRSVADELRANALLPPSRASSKDKSGRRPSPSSQPGSLPTEQEQCSPEGKKLGAQASPGTPREGLMQTFAPTGRSLPPSGSSGGSFGPSDWFSQTLDSLPYASQDCLDSGIGSLESQMSELWGVRGGGPGEPGPPRGPYAGYRTYGAELPATPAFPAFSRALGAGHFSVPADYAPPPATFPPREYWSEPYQLPPPTPGLQEPRAPGPGADRGPWGGAGRLAKERASVYTKLCGVFPPHLVEAVMARFPQLLDPQQLAAEILSYKSQHLSE encoded by the exons ATGAGCCTGTGGGAACTTGAAGACCGCCGCAGCTGCCAGGGGACCCCCAGGCCCGCCCAGGAGCCCACGGCCGAGGAGGCAACGACTGCAGAGCTGCAGATGAAGGTTGACTTCTTCCGGAAGCTGGGCTACTCATCTGCTGAGATCCACAGTGTCCTGCAGAAGCTGGGCGTCCAGGCAGACACCAACACAGTGCTGGGGGAGCTGGTGAAACATGGGTCAGCGGCCGAGCGGGAGCGCCAGGCATCGCCGGATCCCTGCCCTCAGCTGCCTCTGGTCCCCCGGGGTGGGGGCACCCCCAAGGCTCCCTCCGTGGAGACTTCTCCACCCGAGGAAGACAAAGAGGGCAGTGACCTGAGACCCATAGTCATCGATGGGAGCAACGTGGCCATGAG ccatgGGAACAAGGAGGTCTTCTCCTGCCGGGGGATCCTCCTGGCGGTGAATTGGTTCCTGGAGCGGGGCCACACAGATATCACCGTGTTTGTGCCATCCTGGAGGAAAGAGCAGCCTCGCCCAGATGTGCCCATCACTG ACCAGCACATCCTGCGGGACCTGGAAAAGAAGAAGATCTTGGTGTTCACGCCGTCACGGCGGGTGGGTGGCAAGCGGGTGGTCTGCTACGATGACCGCTTCATCGTGAAGCTGGCCTTTGAGTCGGACGGCATCGTGGTCTCCAACGACACGTACCGGGACCTGCAGGGCGAGCGGCAGGAGTGGAAGCGCTTCATCGAGGAGCGGCTGCTCATGTACTCCTTCGTCAACGACAA GTTCATGCCCCCTGATGACCCTTTGGGCCGTCACGGGCCGAGCCTGGACAACTTCCTGCGTAAGAAGCCACTCACAGCAGAGCACAGGAAGCAGCCGTGTCCCTATG GGAGGAAATGCACCTACGGGATCAAGTGCCGATTCTTCCACCCTGAGCGGCCGAGCCGGCCCCAGCGCTCCGTGGCTGACGAGCTCCGCGCCAACGCCCTGCTGCCGCCCTCCAGGGCCTCGAGCAAGGACAAAAGCGGCCGGCGGCCTTCACCCTCCTCTCAGCCCGGCTCTCTGCCAACAGAGCAGGAGCAGTGCAGCCCAGAGGGAAAGAAGCTGGGGGCCCAGGCGTCCCCAGGAACCCCCCGGGAGGGCCTGATGCAGACCTTCGCTCCGACAGGCAGGAGCCTCCCTCCTAGCGGGAGCAGTGGCGGCAGCTTCGGGCCCTCGGACTGGTTCTCACAAACCCTGGACTCTCTCCCCTATGCCTCCCAGGACTGCCTGGACTCAGGCATCGGCTCCCTGGAGAGCCAGATGTCAGAACTCTGGGGGGTTCGAGGAGGGGGCCCTGGCGAGCCGGGCCCACCCCGGGGCCCTTATGCCGGCTACCGCACCTATGGGGCAGAGCTCCCCGCCACCCCGGCCTTCCCGGCCTTCAGCCGGGCCCTGGGTGCCGGCCACTTCAGCGTCCCCGCTGACTATGCACCCCCGCCGGCCACCTTTCCACCTCGGGAATACTGGTCTGAGCCATACCAGCTGCCCCCGCCCACCCCAGGCCTGCAGGAGCCCCGGGCGCCCGGCCCAGGAGCTGACAGGGGCCCCTGGGGCGGGGCAGGCAGGCTGGCGAAGGAGCGAGCCAGCGTGTACACTAAGCTGTGTGGCGTCTTCCCCCCACACCTGGTGGAGGCTGTGATGGCGCGCTTCCCGCAGCTCCTGGACCCCCAGCAGCTGGCCGCCGAGATCCTCTCCTACAAGTCCCAGCACCTCAGTGAATAA